The following are from one region of the Corylus avellana chromosome ca1, CavTom2PMs-1.0 genome:
- the LOC132167899 gene encoding acyl-CoA--sterol O-acyltransferase 1-like, whose amino-acid sequence MEAEILSLIKVWIGVFACLSYCYAINKIVSRGPARLLCVLPVVFIFLFLPLNLNSVHLGGTTAFFISWLGNFKLLLFAFGKGPLCSDSSISLGRFVAVACTPIKIHQKKHPSPPISHLNGKNKEIPKGRQIFFPLRYVVIGVLLAILIRIYDYSEHIHPKVILFLYCFHIYFLLEIILAMVAALARALLGVELEPQFNEPYPTTSLQDFWGRRWNLMVSSILRPTVYDPTRHAMTRVVGRKWVSIAAILATFVVSGLMHELMFYYLGCVNSTWEVTWFFLLQGSCLAVEVVLKKAVFASRWRLPQLVSGPLTIGFVMVTCFWLFFPQFLRCKVDERALEECAALGKFVKNVTRTLTYKFSTFFGITLSI is encoded by the coding sequence atggAGGCAGAGATACTGAGCTTAATAAAGGTATGGATTGGGGTTTTCGCATGTCTTTCTTATTGCTATGCAATTAATAAGATAGTCTCCAGAGGCCCTGCAAGACTCCTTTGTGTACTCCCAGTCgttttcatcttcctcttccttcCTCTCAATCTAAATTCTGTTCATCTTGGAGGCACCACtgcatttttcatttcttgGCTTGGGAATTTCAAGCTCTTGCTCTTTGCTTTTGGTAAAGGTCCTTTGTGTTCTGACTCATCAATCTCTCTCGGACGGTTTGTAGCCGTTGCTTGCACTCCCATCAAGATCCACCAAAAAAAGCACCCATCTCCACCAATATCACATCTAAAtggcaaaaacaaagaaatcccTAAGGGAAGACAAATATTTTTCCCTCTAAGGTATGTAGTAATTGGTGTCCTTTTGGCCATTTTGATACGTATCTATGATTATAGTGAGCATATCCACCCAAAGGTTATATTGTTTCTATATtgctttcatatatattttctccTAGAAATCATTCTAGCCATGGTGGCAGCCCTGGCTCGAGCCCTGCTAGGAGTGGAGCTTGAGCCGCAGTTCAACGAGCCATACCCCACCACCTCACTCCAAGACTTCTGGGGCAGGAGGTGGAACCTCATGGTCAGCAGCATCCTGCGCCCCACCGTATACGATCCCACTCGCCACGCCATGACACGCGTCGTTGGCCGCAAGTGGGTGTCAATCGCTGCCATTCTCGCCACCTTCGTTGTGTCGGGGCTCATGCATGAGCTCATGTTCTACTACTTGGGGTGCGTGAATTCCACTTGGGAGGTCACATGGTTCTTCCTCCTCCAAGGTTCGTGTTTGGCCGTCGAGGTTGTATTGAAGAAGGCGGTTTTCGCCAGCAGGTGGCGGTTGCCGCAGCTCGTCTCGGGGCCCTTGACCATTGGATTCGTGATGGTGACCTGCTTTTGGCTGTTCTTTCCCCAGTTCCTCCGGTGTAAGGTTGATGAGAGGG
- the LOC132167546 gene encoding structure-specific endonuclease subunit slx1 isoform X1, giving the protein MMVRLLSRTFRSLKSPNPNPNPLKPSSSSPSKDSKPRISLPKLSSRSWCVYLILSTNVPIKTYVGVTTDFPRRLRQHNGELKGGAKASHAGRPWVCACIIRGFKDQSEACKFESKWKSFSRKLPRKKENEDVPKHLDETSHLLLQHRQAALKRVNGLFDCCHLEIDWPLNPY; this is encoded by the exons ATGATGGTGAGGCTGCTGTCCAGGACATTCCGATCTCTTAAAAGtccaaaccctaaccctaacccattaaagccatcatcatcatcaccgtCAAAAGACTCAAAACCAAGAATTTCACTACCTAAATTGAGCTCCAGATCATGGTGCGTCTACCTCATTCTCTCCACCAATGTACCCATCAAAACCTACGTTGGGGTCACCACCGATTTCCCTCGTCG TCTGAGACAACATAATGGTGAACTTAAAGGTGGTGCAAAAGCCTCTCATGCAGGAAGGCCATGGGTATGTGCATGTATTATCCGAGGTTTTAAGGACCAAAGTGAAG CTTGTAAGTTTGAATCAAAATGGAAAAgtttttcaagaaaattgccccgaaaaaaggaaaatgaagacGTGCCAAAGCATTTAGATGAGACCTCACATCTGTTATTGCAACATAGGCAAGCAGCTCTAAAGAGAGTTAATGGTTTATTTGATTGCTGCCACCTAGAAATTGATTGGCCATTGAACCCTTACTGA
- the LOC132167546 gene encoding structure-specific endonuclease subunit SLX1 isoform X2 has product MMVRLLSRTFRSLKSPNPNPNPLKPSSSSPSKDSKPRISLPKLSSRSWCVYLILSTNVPIKTYVGVTTDFPRRLRQHNGELKGGAKASHAGRPWVCACIIRGFKDQSEEFDKNVVKHSMFLGDDMLVLSLACSHVGVWRSVPVSM; this is encoded by the exons ATGATGGTGAGGCTGCTGTCCAGGACATTCCGATCTCTTAAAAGtccaaaccctaaccctaacccattaaagccatcatcatcatcaccgtCAAAAGACTCAAAACCAAGAATTTCACTACCTAAATTGAGCTCCAGATCATGGTGCGTCTACCTCATTCTCTCCACCAATGTACCCATCAAAACCTACGTTGGGGTCACCACCGATTTCCCTCGTCG TCTGAGACAACATAATGGTGAACTTAAAGGTGGTGCAAAAGCCTCTCATGCAGGAAGGCCATGGGTATGTGCATGTATTATCCGAGGTTTTAAGGACCAAAGTGAAG AATTTGACAAGAATGTTGTAAAACATTCAATGTTTTTGGGGGACGATATGTTAGTTCTCTCTCTCGCCTGTTCTCACGTCGGTGTGTGGAGGAGCGTCCCAGTATCTATGTAG
- the LOC132167546 gene encoding structure-specific endonuclease subunit slx1 isoform X3 gives MMVRLLSRTFRSLKSPNPNPNPLKPSSSSPSKDSKPRISLPKLSSRSWCVYLILSTNVPIKTYVGVTTDFPRRLRQHNGELKGGAKASHAGRPWVCACIIRGFKDQSEGFKLQA, from the exons ATGATGGTGAGGCTGCTGTCCAGGACATTCCGATCTCTTAAAAGtccaaaccctaaccctaacccattaaagccatcatcatcatcaccgtCAAAAGACTCAAAACCAAGAATTTCACTACCTAAATTGAGCTCCAGATCATGGTGCGTCTACCTCATTCTCTCCACCAATGTACCCATCAAAACCTACGTTGGGGTCACCACCGATTTCCCTCGTCG TCTGAGACAACATAATGGTGAACTTAAAGGTGGTGCAAAAGCCTCTCATGCAGGAAGGCCATGGGTATGTGCATGTATTATCCGAGGTTTTAAGGACCAAAGTGAAG GGTTTAAGCTGCAAGCATGA
- the LOC132167546 gene encoding structure-specific endonuclease subunit slx1 isoform X4 — translation MMVRLLSRTFRSLKSPNPNPNPLKPSSSSPSKDSKPRISLPKLSSRSWCVYLILSTNVPIKTYVGVTTDFPRRLRQHNGELKGGAKASHAGRPWVCACIIRGFKDQSEVKH, via the exons ATGATGGTGAGGCTGCTGTCCAGGACATTCCGATCTCTTAAAAGtccaaaccctaaccctaacccattaaagccatcatcatcatcaccgtCAAAAGACTCAAAACCAAGAATTTCACTACCTAAATTGAGCTCCAGATCATGGTGCGTCTACCTCATTCTCTCCACCAATGTACCCATCAAAACCTACGTTGGGGTCACCACCGATTTCCCTCGTCG TCTGAGACAACATAATGGTGAACTTAAAGGTGGTGCAAAAGCCTCTCATGCAGGAAGGCCATGGGTATGTGCATGTATTATCCGAGGTTTTAAGGACCAAAGTGAAG TCAAACATTAA
- the LOC132168025 gene encoding non-specific lipid-transfer protein 3-like: MKHNLSTCTTISIIYSKASYTQPATKTLKLAINSILIFMAASVVLKLTCLVLACMVASAPMAAEADIACNQVVSYLTPCVSYVASGGSVPAACCSGIKSLYDLAKTTADRQSVCRCLKQAVNGIPYTGYNIGLAAGLPNKCGVNLPYNINPSANCNDIK; the protein is encoded by the exons ATGAAACACAATCTTTCGACTTGCACCACCATCTCCATTATATACAGCAAGGCCTCTTACACTCAGCCAGCGACCAAAACCTTAAAACTAGCAATCAATTCAATTCTTATCTTCATGGCTGCCTCTGTTGTCCTGAAGCTGACTTGCTTGGTGCTTGCATGCATGGTGGCAAGCGCACCCATGGCTGCCGAAGCAGACATAGCATGCAACCAGGTGGTGAGTTACCTGACCCCATGTGTTTCTTATGTAGCCAGTGGTGGGTCTGTGCCGGCTGCTTGCTGCAGCGGGATCAAGTCCCTCTACGATCTGGCTAAGACCACGGCGGACCGCCAGAGCGTTTGCAGGTGTCTGAAGCAAGCTGTTAATGGGATTCCGTACACTGGTTACAACATTGGTCTAGCAGCTGGACTTCCTAACAAGTGTGGGGTTAACCTCCCTTACAATATCAACCCTTCTGCAAACTGCAACGA CATAAAGTGA
- the LOC132168024 gene encoding acyl-CoA--sterol O-acyltransferase 1-like, giving the protein MEGEILSLIKVWIGVFACLSYCYAINKIVSRGPARLLCVLPVVFIFLFLPLNLNSVHLGGTTAFFIAWLGNFKLLLFAFGKGPLCSDSSISLGRFVAVACTPIKIHQKKHPSPPISHLNGKNKENPKGSQIFFPLRHVVIGVLLAILIRVYDYSEDIHPKVILFLYCFHIYFLLEIILAMVAALARALLGVELEPQFNEPYLTTSLQDFWGRRWNLMVTSILRPTVYDPTRHAMTRVVGRKWVSIAAILATFIVSGLMHELMFYYLGCMNSTWEVTWFFLLQGSCLAVEVVLKKAVFAGRWQLPRLVSGPLTIGFVMVTCFWLFFPQFLRCKVDERALEECAALGKFVKNVTRTLTYKFSTFFGITLSI; this is encoded by the coding sequence atggAGGGAGAGATACTGAGCTTAATAAAGGTATGGATTGGGGTTTTCGCATGTCTTTCTTATTGCTATGCAATTAATAAGATAGTCTCCAGAGGCCCTGCAAGACTCCTTTGTGTACTCCcagtcgtcttcatcttcctcttccttcCTCTCAATCTAAATTCTGTTCATCTTGGAGGCACCACTGCATTTTTCATTGCTTGGCTTGGCAATTTCAAGCTCTTGCTCTTTGCTTTTGGTAAAGGCCCTTTGTGTTCTGACTCATCAATCTCTCTCGGACGATTTGTAGCCGTTGCTTGCACTCCCATCAAGATCCACCAAAAAAAGCACCCATCTCCACCAATATCACATCTAAAtggcaaaaacaaagaaaacccaaaGGGAAGCCAAATATTTTTCCCTCTAAGGCATGTAGTAATTGGTGTCCTTTTGGCCATTTTGATACGTGTCTATGATTATAGTGAGGATATCCACCCAAAGGTTATATTGTTTCTATATtgctttcatatatattttctccTAGAAATCATTCTAGCCATGGTGGCAGCCCTGGCTCGAGCCCTGCTAGGAGTGGAGCTTGAGCCGCAGTTCAACGAGCCATACCTCACCACCTCACTCCAAGACTTCTGGGGCAGGAGGTGGAACCTCATGGTCACCAGCATCCTGCGCCCCACCGTATACGATCCCACTCGCCATGCCATGACACGCGTCGTTGGCCGCAAGTGGGTGTCAATCGCTGCCATTCTCGCCACCTTCATCGTGTCGGGGCTCATGCATGAGCTCATGTTCTACTACTTGGGGTGCATGAATTCCACTTGGGAGGTCACATGGTTCTTCCTCCTCCAAGGTTCGTGTTTGGCTGTCGAGGTTGTATTGAAGAAGGCGGTTTTCGCCGGCAGGTGGCAGTTGCCGCGGCTCGTCTCGGGGCCCTTGACCATTGGATTCGTGATGGTGACCTGCTTTTGGCTGTTCTTTCCCCAGTTCCTCCGGTGTAAGGTTGATGAGAGGGCGTTGGAAGAGTGTGCTGCGCTAGGCAAGTTTGTGAAGAATGTCACCCGTACATTGACATACAAATTCTCTACATTTTTTGGGATAACTCTATCAATATGA